Proteins encoded by one window of Verrucomicrobia bacterium CG1_02_43_26:
- a CDS encoding signal peptidase I — protein MFFKSSPRKKLIKQAETTVHLAKKVLAYRKDVLDPADVESITRLRGELLRLKKDKGSTGKALEQANRELDKVLKKCGGTIYPVTFWSENVEMILVAAILAIGIRAFFFQPFEIPTNSMYPTYNGMTSQVYTASDEEPGLAKRFIRAITLGSSHYNVTAQTAGQVSIPIFDRSDALNIVRYEKVGGRKWFGLLPAAMREYTLYVNGQPLAIKVPLEFSLDETIRKTFFPKDLTLSKAITRAAERGEIAYSPQGLMINTNQAVEEGKTVLAFDLLAGDKLFVDRITYHFKRPKIGDPFVFRTINVPGLRGEDKYYIKRLVGLPGDILEVKEPVLYRNSSPIEGAAAFNYNANLEGEYRGYGADRRLASGLQEIVPANSFYAMGDNSHFSADSRYWGFVPEREVVGKAGFVFYPFSKRWGLAK, from the coding sequence ATGTTTTTTAAAAGTTCCCCGCGTAAAAAGTTGATTAAGCAGGCAGAGACCACTGTTCACCTGGCCAAGAAGGTTTTGGCTTATAGAAAGGATGTACTCGATCCGGCTGATGTTGAGTCTATCACTCGCCTGAGGGGGGAGTTGTTGAGACTTAAAAAGGATAAGGGGAGTACGGGAAAAGCGCTAGAGCAGGCCAATAGAGAGCTGGATAAGGTTTTAAAAAAATGTGGCGGCACAATCTATCCTGTAACGTTCTGGAGCGAGAATGTGGAAATGATATTGGTCGCCGCGATACTGGCAATCGGGATTAGAGCGTTTTTCTTTCAGCCGTTTGAGATCCCAACGAACTCAATGTACCCCACTTATAATGGCATGACATCCCAGGTATACACCGCTTCTGATGAGGAACCTGGATTAGCAAAGAGATTTATTCGAGCAATTACGCTTGGTTCAAGCCACTATAATGTTACAGCGCAGACTGCAGGCCAAGTTAGCATCCCTATCTTTGATAGAAGTGATGCTCTTAATATTGTGCGTTATGAGAAGGTAGGAGGGCGTAAGTGGTTTGGGCTGTTGCCTGCTGCTATGCGGGAGTATACGCTTTATGTAAACGGCCAGCCGCTAGCTATTAAAGTACCTCTGGAGTTTTCATTGGATGAAACCATCCGCAAGACGTTTTTCCCAAAGGATTTGACGTTATCAAAAGCCATTACAAGAGCAGCAGAAAGAGGTGAAATCGCTTACTCTCCCCAAGGGCTGATGATTAATACGAATCAGGCAGTTGAGGAAGGGAAGACCGTCCTTGCCTTTGATCTCCTCGCAGGAGACAAGCTCTTTGTAGACCGTATTACATATCACTTCAAGCGACCTAAGATCGGGGATCCCTTTGTTTTTCGAACCATAAATGTTCCAGGACTACGAGGAGAGGACAAATACTACATCAAGCGCCTCGTAGGGCTTCCAGGCGACATTCTAGAAGTGAAAGAGCCTGTATTATACCGCAACAGCAGTCCCATAGAGGGCGCTGCAGCCTTCAACTACAACGCCAATCTGGAAGGCGAATACAGGGGCTACGGAGCCGATAGACGCTTAGCTAGTGGACTACAAGAGATCGTGCCAGCGAATAGCTTTTATGCAATGGGCGATAACTCGCACTTCAGCGCAGATAGCCGCTACTGGGGGTTTGTACCCGAACGGGAAGTTGTAGGCAAGGCTGGATTTGTCTTCTACCCGTTCTCGAAACGCTGGGGATTGGCAAAATAG
- a CDS encoding adenylate kinase encodes MSGESDSSLTSEREEKKPVQDLEIKDASLIFNSIWQELAMEAGGEQHLKFSKEIFWLNGAPGAGKGTHTKFIMKYKELYEAPIVVSELLKSEEARKRMDAGILAGDKEVINLVLRKLLDPIYEDGAIVDGYPRTMVQVECLKLFHNKLSAIRAQKLAKSGQTEIKMPHFHIVVLFIDEDESVKRQLHRGQLAKEHNDKVKSSGMGELISVRNTDMDATAARNRYRTFKEVTYDSLKSLQKVFHYHYINAHGSIKEIQDRIIEELQYQSSLELAQKTFDSLTVIPIATDIVRHARQQLVKRLDDYQANHKELFDKVISYIKMKFMPIIKRHAISGFASVNTEDTLFDESIALAMLIDIFSERGYHVSVDVRREEVPTNVDLKTGKITCTLKKVYRVNVKFGGSVIRRGR; translated from the coding sequence ATGAGCGGAGAAAGTGACTCTAGCCTTACGAGTGAGCGTGAGGAAAAAAAACCTGTTCAGGACTTAGAAATTAAGGACGCGAGCCTTATTTTTAACTCAATTTGGCAAGAGCTTGCCATGGAAGCAGGCGGGGAGCAGCACCTAAAATTCTCTAAGGAGATATTTTGGCTCAACGGCGCTCCAGGCGCGGGGAAGGGCACCCATACCAAGTTTATCATGAAGTACAAGGAATTGTACGAAGCGCCGATAGTTGTGAGCGAGCTGTTAAAAAGCGAAGAGGCACGCAAGCGTATGGATGCCGGTATTTTGGCGGGGGACAAGGAAGTGATTAATCTTGTGCTGCGTAAACTATTGGATCCGATTTATGAAGATGGTGCGATTGTGGACGGGTATCCAAGGACGATGGTTCAAGTGGAGTGTTTGAAACTGTTTCATAATAAATTAAGCGCTATAAGAGCGCAGAAGTTGGCTAAATCCGGACAGACGGAGATCAAGATGCCACATTTTCATATTGTTGTTTTATTTATTGATGAAGATGAGAGTGTGAAGCGGCAATTGCACCGTGGCCAGCTAGCCAAGGAGCATAACGATAAAGTAAAAAGCTCCGGGATGGGTGAATTGATCAGTGTGCGCAACACAGACATGGATGCCACAGCGGCTAGAAATCGCTACCGGACGTTTAAAGAAGTTACGTACGATTCCCTAAAATCGCTTCAAAAAGTATTTCACTACCACTATATCAACGCGCACGGTTCTATTAAAGAAATTCAAGATAGGATTATTGAAGAGTTGCAATACCAAAGCTCCTTAGAGCTTGCCCAAAAAACGTTTGACAGCCTAACCGTTATTCCCATTGCTACGGATATTGTGAGACACGCGCGCCAACAGTTGGTAAAGCGACTGGACGACTATCAAGCAAACCACAAAGAGTTGTTTGATAAAGTGATTTCTTACATAAAAATGAAGTTTATGCCGATTATCAAACGGCATGCTATTTCTGGGTTCGCGTCCGTGAATACAGAAGATACCTTGTTTGACGAATCGATTGCGTTGGCGATGTTGATTGATATTTTCTCTGAGCGCGGGTACCATGTTTCGGTCGATGTGAGACGCGAAGAAGTACCAACGAATGTGGATCTCAAGACAGGTAAGATCACCTGCACACTAAAAAAGGTATATCGTGTGAATGTAAAATTTGGCGGATCCGTTATTCGTAGAGGCCGGTAA
- a CDS encoding phosphopyruvate hydratase, producing the protein MTAIVEIFAREILDSRGMPTVEAEVLLDNGMSGRASVPSGASTGEHEALELRDDAFSIDQFSGGFDPQKRYYGKGVTKAVENVNGIIAPHLIGFDALNQVLLDRTMVELDGTANKAELGANAILAVSLANARAAALSLGLPLYSYLGGPNAKVIPVPMMNILNGGAHSDAPIDIQEFMIMPVGANSIKEALCMGSEIFYALKHVLKSKHLTTSVGDEGGFAPYLESNEHALEVIADAIGKAGYMLGGDVFIALDVASSEFFDEKKQRYVFSKSTQVEYSAAELIDYYKGLISKYSIISIEDGCAESDWDGWKLMTEALDTEIQLVGDDLFVTNCKFLERGINEAVANSILIKLNQIGTLTETLDTIGMAKEAGYTTIISHRSGETEDTTIADLAVAVNSGQIKTGSLCRSDRICKYNQLIRIEEQLGSSAVYGGKLQHVPKGAASCANKGLVSR; encoded by the coding sequence ATGACAGCGATAGTAGAGATTTTTGCCCGTGAGATTTTGGATTCAAGAGGAATGCCCACTGTTGAGGCAGAAGTGCTGTTGGACAATGGGATGTCTGGGAGAGCCTCTGTGCCCTCCGGGGCGAGTACGGGGGAACATGAAGCGCTTGAGTTACGCGATGATGCGTTTTCTATAGATCAATTTTCAGGTGGTTTTGACCCTCAGAAGCGTTATTACGGGAAAGGGGTGACTAAAGCGGTTGAGAATGTAAACGGTATTATAGCGCCCCATTTGATTGGGTTTGATGCGTTGAACCAGGTTTTATTGGATAGAACGATGGTCGAACTTGACGGAACAGCGAATAAAGCTGAGCTAGGGGCAAACGCAATTTTGGCCGTCTCCCTGGCAAACGCGAGGGCCGCTGCTCTATCTTTGGGTCTTCCGTTATACAGTTATTTGGGTGGTCCTAACGCTAAGGTGATACCGGTGCCGATGATGAATATTTTAAACGGGGGAGCGCATTCGGATGCTCCCATTGATATTCAGGAGTTCATGATCATGCCTGTTGGCGCTAACTCTATTAAAGAAGCGCTTTGTATGGGGTCTGAGATTTTTTACGCGCTGAAGCATGTTTTAAAATCAAAACATTTAACCACTTCCGTAGGGGATGAAGGCGGGTTTGCGCCGTATCTGGAATCTAATGAGCATGCGCTTGAAGTGATCGCTGATGCGATAGGCAAGGCGGGGTATATGCTCGGAGGTGATGTATTTATCGCCCTAGATGTGGCCTCTTCTGAATTTTTTGATGAAAAGAAACAGCGTTATGTTTTTTCGAAATCAACCCAAGTAGAATATAGTGCGGCGGAGTTAATTGATTATTACAAAGGATTGATTTCAAAGTACTCGATTATATCCATTGAAGACGGTTGCGCGGAGAGTGACTGGGACGGCTGGAAGTTAATGACGGAAGCGCTGGATACGGAAATACAGCTTGTCGGAGATGATTTATTTGTGACGAATTGCAAGTTTTTGGAACGCGGAATAAATGAAGCTGTCGCTAATTCCATTCTCATTAAGTTAAACCAAATAGGCACGTTAACGGAGACGTTAGACACGATTGGGATGGCTAAGGAGGCTGGTTATACAACGATTATATCCCATCGTTCCGGTGAAACGGAAGATACGACGATTGCGGATTTAGCGGTTGCTGTTAATTCAGGACAAATTAAGACGGGCTCGCTTTGCCGATCTGATAGAATTTGCAAGTACAACCAGTTGATTCGTATAGAAGAGCAACTGGGGTCATCCGCTGTCTATGGTGGAAAACTCCAACACGTGCCAAAGGGTGCTGCTTCTTGTGCAAACAAAGGTTTAGTGAGCCGGTAG
- a CDS encoding methionine--tRNA ligase, which translates to MKSFYITTAIDYANGSPHIGHAYEKVLTDVIARYNRLKGKDVYFVTGLDEHGQKVQQTAEKRGVTPQELCDGVAEEYKALCGRLDITYDDYIRTTERRHKDVVNKILLNLFAKGEIYKSEYKGYYSTKEEQFLQEKDKVDGKWPESYGEVTEISESNYFFNLSQYQDWLIDHIQKNEDFIFPKYRAKQVLEFLKEPINDLCISRPKERLQWGISLPFDDDYVSYVWFDALINYISAVGYGTDEFEKYWPADYHVIGKDILVPPHAVYWPIILKAMDIPLPKSFIVHGWWLASGSKMSKSTGNVIDPLELIEAFGADAFRYFLIREMNVGQDSDFSIALFTSRYNSDLGNDLGNLLSRFMNMTTRYCEGKVPAAQLEEKPEEALKALWESTKKEVLELFDTFQFHKAIEQIFMFIRATNRYVEIRAPWKLAKSESMEDQSRLLTSLASVGEALRLASIILKPIIPRTSRRILEALGTQDIKTFDNHLEWSEVLTGKTIGEKEILFPRIDLE; encoded by the coding sequence ATGAAGTCTTTTTATATCACTACAGCTATCGATTACGCCAATGGAAGCCCTCACATTGGTCATGCCTACGAAAAGGTTTTAACAGATGTGATCGCGCGTTATAATCGTCTTAAGGGCAAGGATGTCTACTTCGTTACCGGTCTGGATGAGCATGGCCAAAAGGTGCAGCAAACCGCGGAAAAACGAGGGGTAACGCCTCAAGAGCTTTGCGATGGTGTCGCCGAGGAATATAAGGCGCTTTGCGGGCGTTTAGATATTACTTACGATGATTATATACGTACCACCGAGCGTAGGCACAAGGATGTTGTTAATAAAATCCTGCTTAACCTCTTTGCAAAGGGTGAAATTTACAAATCCGAGTACAAGGGCTACTACAGCACCAAGGAAGAACAGTTTTTACAAGAGAAGGATAAGGTAGATGGTAAGTGGCCAGAGTCCTACGGCGAAGTTACCGAAATCAGCGAATCAAACTACTTTTTCAATCTAAGCCAATATCAGGACTGGTTGATCGACCATATTCAAAAGAATGAAGATTTTATTTTCCCAAAATATCGTGCCAAACAGGTTCTCGAATTCCTGAAAGAGCCGATCAACGACCTCTGCATTTCTCGTCCTAAGGAACGCTTACAATGGGGTATTAGCCTGCCCTTCGATGACGATTATGTTTCCTATGTGTGGTTTGATGCTTTGATTAACTACATTTCGGCAGTGGGCTATGGTACAGACGAATTTGAAAAATATTGGCCCGCGGATTACCACGTAATCGGTAAGGATATTCTCGTCCCCCCGCATGCCGTTTATTGGCCCATTATCCTGAAAGCAATGGATATTCCTTTGCCGAAGTCCTTTATCGTACATGGTTGGTGGCTAGCTTCCGGAAGCAAAATGTCCAAGAGTACTGGCAATGTGATTGATCCTTTGGAGTTGATTGAGGCTTTTGGGGCAGACGCTTTTCGTTATTTCTTGATTCGGGAAATGAATGTGGGCCAGGATAGTGACTTCTCTATAGCTCTGTTCACAAGCCGTTATAACAGCGATTTGGGGAATGACTTAGGTAATCTCTTAAGTCGTTTCATGAACATGACTACTCGATACTGCGAAGGCAAAGTACCCGCAGCTCAATTAGAGGAAAAACCGGAGGAAGCCCTCAAGGCGCTTTGGGAAAGTACCAAGAAGGAAGTCCTTGAATTGTTTGATACATTTCAGTTCCATAAGGCAATTGAGCAGATTTTCATGTTCATTCGCGCAACAAATCGTTACGTAGAAATTCGTGCGCCTTGGAAGCTAGCAAAATCAGAAAGCATGGAGGATCAGTCAAGGCTTCTGACTTCTCTGGCTTCTGTGGGTGAAGCTTTGCGCCTTGCGTCTATTATTTTAAAACCCATTATCCCGCGCACTTCGCGGCGTATCTTAGAGGCTTTAGGTACTCAGGATATTAAAACATTTGATAACCACTTAGAATGGTCTGAGGTTCTCACGGGTAAGACCATTGGCGAAAAAGAAATTTTGTTCCCCCGAATTGATTTAGAGTAA
- a CDS encoding 50S ribosomal protein L33: protein MAREHVIIECTEARKEGKPVSRYMTSRNKKLQTERVEKKKFNKHLKRHTIHREIKSK from the coding sequence ATGGCAAGAGAACACGTTATTATTGAATGCACAGAAGCCCGGAAAGAAGGAAAACCTGTTTCCCGTTATATGACCTCCCGTAACAAAAAGTTACAGACGGAGCGCGTTGAGAAAAAGAAGTTTAACAAACATCTCAAGCGTCATACCATACACCGCGAAATCAAATCCAAGTAA
- a CDS encoding NADH-quinone oxidoreductase subunit I has protein sequence MTLAAYLPVLIQILLAVAFAIIILGASYVFGQRALHNKFKDSAYECGIPNPSQAHPKFAIKFYVIAMLFILFDIEVVFIIPWVMVYREFLAASIPILLPMLFFFLLLLAGFVYEMKKNALKWES, from the coding sequence ATGACATTGGCGGCTTATTTACCTGTTTTAATTCAAATTTTATTGGCGGTAGCGTTTGCCATTATCATATTGGGAGCAAGTTATGTCTTTGGGCAACGCGCTTTGCATAATAAATTCAAGGATTCAGCTTATGAGTGCGGTATCCCTAACCCTAGCCAAGCGCATCCCAAATTCGCGATCAAGTTTTATGTGATCGCTATGCTGTTTATCCTGTTCGATATCGAAGTCGTCTTCATTATCCCTTGGGTGATGGTCTATCGTGAGTTTTTGGCAGCTTCTATTCCCATACTATTGCCGATGCTCTTTTTCTTCCTCCTCCTCTTGGCAGGTTTTGTTTACGAAATGAAAAAAAATGCCTTGAAATGGGAATCCTAG
- a CDS encoding hydrolase TatD has product MSELIDTHCHLEPFVTKGTLSTVLTQADFTSVKRMIAVGTDPEDWPVYQKLASEYPDKIYYSIGLHPCYVKENYVDAIEQIAHYVESSPRPVAIGEIGLDYFHLPQDQEQIKQTITHQKQSFRLQLELASKYNLPVIIHSRKAFKDCVDLIDASPVDWKQVVFHCFPDGPEEVKILNERGGRASFTGIITYKKSENIRQAALQQGLDLLMLETDAPYLSPEPCRGKPNEPAYLQHTAQFCAKLFKISLEELAEATTRNAVEFFSL; this is encoded by the coding sequence ATGAGTGAGTTGATTGATACGCATTGCCATCTAGAGCCTTTTGTGACGAAGGGTACATTGTCGACCGTCCTTACCCAAGCAGACTTCACAAGCGTAAAACGCATGATCGCTGTAGGAACAGATCCCGAGGACTGGCCGGTTTACCAAAAGTTGGCGAGTGAATATCCTGATAAAATTTACTATTCCATTGGCCTGCACCCCTGCTACGTAAAAGAAAACTATGTTGATGCCATCGAACAGATTGCGCATTATGTTGAATCTTCTCCTCGCCCGGTTGCGATTGGGGAAATTGGGCTGGACTACTTTCACCTGCCTCAAGATCAGGAACAGATCAAACAAACCATTACTCATCAAAAGCAATCCTTTCGCCTACAGCTTGAACTTGCTAGCAAGTATAACCTACCCGTAATTATTCATTCCAGAAAGGCTTTTAAAGATTGTGTAGATCTGATCGATGCCTCTCCGGTAGATTGGAAGCAGGTTGTTTTTCATTGTTTTCCAGACGGACCCGAGGAAGTGAAAATCCTCAATGAACGGGGCGGCCGAGCATCCTTTACAGGTATCATCACATACAAGAAGTCTGAAAATATCAGGCAAGCTGCCCTTCAACAGGGCTTAGACTTGCTCATGTTGGAAACGGATGCGCCTTACCTCTCGCCGGAACCCTGCCGTGGCAAGCCAAACGAGCCAGCTTATCTACAGCACACAGCACAATTCTGCGCAAAATTATTTAAAATCTCGCTAGAAGAATTGGCTGAAGCTACAACACGTAATGCCGTTGAGTTCTTTAGCCTGTAG
- a CDS encoding UDP-glucose 4-epimerase GalE, which translates to MKVLVVGGAGYIGSHCVRQLEKHGHEPIVVDNLVYGHKQSLAKHIPFYETDISDEMYIRKILKEEKIEMVMHFAAYAYVGESVTDPMKYYSNNVVGTFKLLQAMLATDVKKMVFSSTCATYGVPHKLPITEDEPQKPINPYGQTKLDVENILKALAQAEGLSFAALRYFNAAGAAEDGSIGEDHKPESHLIPLAIQTALGQRPLLNVYGTDYDTPDGTCLRDYIHVDDLSRAHIATFDKLQEPGTALCYNLGTGQPTSVKEIIDAVESVSGKKVPTQEVERRAGDPPVLYADASKAEKELNWVVKFNDIGKIIETAWRWHKNNPKGYSDK; encoded by the coding sequence ATGAAAGTATTAGTTGTTGGTGGGGCAGGCTACATAGGAAGCCATTGCGTAAGGCAGTTAGAAAAGCACGGCCACGAACCTATTGTGGTAGACAATCTTGTTTACGGGCACAAGCAATCGCTCGCAAAACATATCCCATTTTATGAGACCGACATCTCGGATGAAATGTATATCCGAAAGATTCTCAAAGAGGAAAAAATTGAAATGGTGATGCACTTTGCGGCCTACGCCTATGTGGGAGAATCCGTAACAGACCCGATGAAATACTATTCTAATAATGTAGTTGGTACCTTTAAACTGCTGCAAGCTATGTTGGCCACCGATGTTAAAAAAATGGTATTTTCATCTACCTGCGCGACGTATGGTGTTCCCCATAAATTACCGATCACAGAAGACGAACCGCAAAAGCCAATCAACCCCTATGGCCAAACGAAGCTCGATGTCGAAAATATATTAAAAGCCTTGGCACAAGCAGAAGGCCTTAGTTTTGCCGCACTACGTTATTTTAATGCTGCCGGTGCCGCAGAAGATGGAAGTATCGGGGAAGACCATAAACCGGAATCTCATTTAATCCCATTAGCGATTCAAACCGCTCTTGGCCAGCGGCCTTTGTTAAACGTCTACGGGACAGATTACGATACCCCGGACGGTACTTGCCTGCGTGACTACATACATGTTGATGATCTCTCAAGAGCTCATATAGCAACTTTTGATAAACTACAAGAACCAGGCACCGCGCTTTGTTATAACCTGGGCACAGGACAGCCGACATCGGTAAAAGAGATTATAGACGCGGTTGAATCTGTATCCGGCAAAAAAGTACCCACACAAGAAGTCGAACGCCGCGCGGGAGACCCACCTGTATTGTACGCGGACGCTTCGAAAGCCGAAAAGGAACTGAATTGGGTTGTAAAATTCAACGATATTGGGAAAATTATAGAAACAGCATGGCGCTGGCACAAAAACAACCCCAAAGGCTACTCCGACAAGTGA
- a CDS encoding adenylyltransferase — MATYSRQDTQKQIKDCLSLLKMVLGPDLLGVYLYGSSINGGLQKYSDLDLLIVSERATTYEEKTKLVTNLLQISGIYMKSSRLPIEMTIVVKSSVNPWRYPPCFDFQYGDWLLKEFEGGNIEPWPTKEMPDLALLITQVLLASKTLCGLDPDQLLCNVPHRDFMMALVHELKGLMDNLDHDTRNALLTYARIWNTVETNTIQSKPAAADWVMNLLPDVYQPVMKRAKRICIGEENEYWDDINALIKPCADFMINKINEQISLTKDFDSQKSLIKIAK; from the coding sequence ATGGCAACTTATTCCCGTCAAGATACACAGAAACAAATAAAAGACTGCCTGAGCCTATTAAAAATGGTTTTAGGGCCAGATCTTTTGGGAGTTTATCTCTACGGATCATCGATTAATGGTGGATTACAAAAGTATAGTGATCTTGACCTGTTGATTGTTTCTGAACGTGCAACAACGTATGAGGAGAAAACCAAATTAGTAACTAATCTTCTGCAAATTTCAGGTATCTACATGAAAAGTTCAAGATTGCCGATTGAGATGACAATTGTTGTGAAATCATCGGTTAATCCTTGGCGCTATCCTCCTTGTTTTGATTTTCAATATGGTGATTGGCTTCTTAAAGAATTTGAGGGCGGCAATATTGAGCCTTGGCCTACCAAAGAAATGCCAGATCTTGCCTTGCTTATCACACAAGTTTTATTAGCGAGTAAAACATTATGCGGATTAGATCCAGATCAATTGCTATGTAATGTGCCACATCGAGATTTTATGATGGCGCTGGTACATGAGTTGAAAGGTCTCATGGATAATCTTGATCATGATACCAGAAACGCCCTATTAACGTATGCTCGAATTTGGAATACTGTAGAAACGAATACTATTCAATCTAAACCTGCAGCTGCAGATTGGGTAATGAACCTGTTGCCGGATGTGTATCAGCCTGTTATGAAGCGTGCCAAAAGGATTTGCATCGGAGAAGAAAATGAATATTGGGATGATATCAATGCATTAATTAAACCTTGCGCTGATTTTATGATAAATAAAATTAACGAACAAATTTCTCTAACAAAAGATTTTGATTCTCAAAAGAGTTTAATAAAAATAGCTAAGTAA